The Novosphingobium kaempferiae genome includes a window with the following:
- the hflK gene encoding protease modulator HflK → MAGRNSPWGGGGSNGGGNDGGDGEGPADGEGSAPSGAPEQPQGETPERKGPRNPWLPSGDGTPPRRSASIEDIFRGRAEQRRPGGGGGGPRIPGGFPNLPRRPDGKSWLPLGIGAAVVAVLAISSVHMLGPKEQGVVTTLGKYSRTIDSGVSLTLPWPIERVKVVDVSSFQVVMIPDNENEKLMLTSDKSLVDLSYLVRWNIKGLKDYTFRLADPDETVQEVAEAAMRASIAQVSLGEALSGAGRAQVEQDVGERMQRILDFYRAGIAIQGVEIKKADPPAKTKGAFDNVNVAQQEAERDRSEARAWAQQVIARAQGDATAFDKVYEEYKLAPDVTKRRMYYETMERVLRDNDTVVGEKGVNTVLPLPEMKRRPAPAADPSISAPTSTGGQ, encoded by the coding sequence GCGCGCCTTCCGGCGCGCCCGAGCAGCCGCAGGGCGAAACGCCCGAACGCAAGGGCCCGCGCAACCCCTGGCTCCCCAGCGGCGACGGCACCCCGCCGCGCCGCTCGGCAAGCATCGAGGACATCTTCCGCGGCCGCGCCGAACAGCGCCGTCCCGGCGGCGGTGGCGGCGGTCCGCGCATTCCCGGCGGCTTCCCCAACCTGCCGCGCCGTCCGGACGGCAAGTCGTGGCTCCCGCTCGGCATCGGCGCGGCGGTGGTGGCGGTGCTCGCCATCTCCAGCGTCCACATGCTCGGCCCCAAGGAACAGGGCGTCGTCACCACACTCGGCAAGTATTCGCGCACGATCGATTCGGGCGTCAGCCTGACCCTGCCCTGGCCGATCGAGCGGGTGAAGGTCGTGGACGTCAGCTCGTTCCAGGTCGTCATGATCCCGGACAACGAGAACGAGAAGCTGATGCTGACCAGCGACAAGAGCCTGGTCGATCTCAGCTACCTCGTCCGCTGGAACATCAAGGGCCTGAAGGATTACACCTTCCGCCTCGCCGACCCGGACGAGACGGTGCAGGAAGTGGCCGAGGCCGCGATGCGCGCCTCGATCGCGCAGGTCTCTCTGGGCGAGGCGCTGTCGGGCGCCGGGCGCGCGCAGGTGGAGCAGGACGTGGGCGAGCGCATGCAGCGCATCCTCGACTTCTACCGCGCCGGCATCGCCATCCAGGGCGTCGAGATCAAGAAGGCGGACCCGCCGGCCAAGACCAAGGGCGCGTTCGACAACGTCAACGTCGCCCAGCAGGAAGCCGAGCGTGACCGCTCGGAAGCCCGCGCATGGGCGCAGCAGGTCATCGCCCGCGCGCAGGGCGACGCCACCGCCTTCGACAAGGTCTACGAGGAATACAAGCTGGCCCCCGACGTCACCAAGCGCCGCATGTACTACGAGACGATGGAACGCGTCCTGCGCGACAACGACACCGTCGTGGGCGAAAAGGGCGTGAACACCGTCCTGCCGCTTCCCGAGATGAAGCGCCGCCCCGCCCCTGCCGCCGATCCCTCGATCAGTGCGCCGACCAGCACGGGAGGCCAGTGA
- the hflC gene encoding protease modulator HflC codes for MSNIWQDYKAAWIAAGAVVIGLMMSTIVVSEDEQAVVVQTGRPVRVYNPFVANADYGQTGAGVHFRIPLVEQVIRIDKRLLSVDMQQQQVLSTDQQRLNVDAYARYRIIDPIKMVRSAGTSDRVTQQLEPILSSVVRQELGKRTFQSLLTAERGQAMDNIRKLLDREAAEYGAQVVDVRIKRADLPEGALAAAFVRMEAGRQEEAKTIAAQGQRDAQIIRADAEAQAARIYADSFGKDAQFYDFYRAMQSYSVSFAKDQAGGKTILLSPDNAYLNHFREP; via the coding sequence ATGAGCAACATCTGGCAGGACTACAAGGCCGCGTGGATCGCGGCGGGCGCAGTCGTCATCGGCCTGATGATGAGCACCATCGTCGTCTCCGAGGACGAGCAGGCCGTGGTCGTGCAGACCGGCCGTCCGGTGCGCGTCTACAACCCCTTCGTCGCCAATGCCGATTACGGCCAGACCGGCGCGGGCGTGCATTTCCGCATCCCGCTGGTCGAGCAGGTGATCCGCATCGACAAGCGGCTGCTCTCGGTCGACATGCAGCAGCAGCAGGTGCTCTCCACCGACCAGCAGCGGCTGAACGTGGACGCCTATGCGCGCTACCGCATCATCGATCCGATCAAGATGGTCCGCTCGGCGGGCACCAGCGACCGCGTGACGCAGCAGCTTGAGCCGATCCTCTCCTCGGTCGTGCGGCAGGAACTGGGCAAGCGCACCTTCCAGTCGCTGCTGACGGCGGAGCGCGGACAGGCGATGGACAACATCCGCAAGCTGCTCGACCGCGAGGCCGCCGAATACGGCGCGCAGGTGGTGGACGTGCGGATCAAGCGCGCCGACCTTCCCGAAGGCGCGCTCGCCGCCGCCTTCGTGCGCATGGAGGCGGGCCGTCAGGAAGAGGCCAAGACGATCGCGGCACAAGGCCAGCGCGACGCGCAGATCATCCGCGCCGATGCCGAGGCGCAGGCCGCGCGAATCTATGCCGACAGCTTCGGCAAGGACGCGCAGTTCTACGACTTCTACCGCGCGATGCAGAGCTATTCGGTGTCGTTCGCCAAGGATCAGGCAGGCGGCAAGACGATCCTGCTCTCGCCCGACAATGCCTATCTGAACCATTTCAGGGAGCCGTGA
- a CDS encoding Do family serine endopeptidase: MRYAYGLTTALLLGGATASLVTGYPAGAQVAQNEASEISKMVPRAGAPVSFADLTEQLQPAVVNISTRQKVQVQGGGNPFAGTPFEGLFGGQGGGATPQTREAQSLGSGFVVSSDGYVVTNNHVITAEGKGQVESITVTMTDGTEYPAKLIGKDAASDLAVLKIDAKKPLPFVKFGDSRNARVGDWVVAIGNPFGLSGTVTAGIISAVYRNTGAGGAYDRYLQTDAAINRGNSGGPMFDMKGQVIGINNAIFSPTGGSVGIGFAIPAETAAPIVEKLKAGQAIERGYLGVRIQPITEDLADSLGIAHNKGEFIQLVEPDGPAAKAGLQAGDVVLKVDNKEVTKDQTLSFIVANTAPGNRIPVEVLRGGKRQTLTATVAKRPTDEELSAFDPNGEQDEDAFNNPPEKQEKGVVENSLGMSVTPLTAQIARQLGAAEGTKGLVIVAVDPNSDAGQKGFQRGFIILQAGGRPVATQADLSAAITAAKAEGRSALLLRIQPRGQQATFVPVRLR; this comes from the coding sequence GTGCGATATGCTTATGGACTGACCACAGCGCTCCTGCTTGGAGGCGCTACCGCATCGCTCGTCACCGGCTACCCCGCAGGCGCGCAGGTGGCCCAGAACGAGGCCAGCGAAATCTCGAAGATGGTGCCCCGTGCCGGGGCCCCGGTCAGCTTCGCCGACCTGACGGAGCAGCTCCAGCCTGCCGTCGTCAATATCTCGACCCGCCAGAAGGTGCAGGTCCAGGGCGGCGGCAACCCCTTCGCGGGCACCCCGTTCGAGGGGCTGTTCGGCGGACAGGGCGGCGGCGCGACACCGCAGACGCGCGAGGCGCAGTCGCTCGGCTCGGGCTTCGTCGTCTCGTCGGACGGCTATGTCGTGACCAACAACCACGTCATCACCGCCGAGGGCAAGGGACAGGTCGAATCGATCACCGTCACCATGACCGACGGCACCGAGTATCCGGCGAAGCTGATCGGCAAGGACGCCGCATCGGACCTCGCGGTGCTCAAGATCGACGCCAAGAAGCCCCTGCCCTTCGTCAAGTTCGGCGACAGCCGCAACGCGCGCGTGGGTGACTGGGTGGTCGCCATCGGCAACCCGTTCGGCCTGTCCGGCACGGTGACCGCGGGCATCATCTCCGCCGTCTACCGCAACACCGGCGCGGGCGGCGCCTACGACCGTTACCTCCAGACCGACGCCGCCATCAACCGCGGCAACTCGGGCGGCCCCATGTTCGACATGAAGGGCCAGGTCATCGGCATCAACAACGCGATCTTCTCGCCCACCGGCGGCAGCGTCGGCATCGGCTTCGCGATCCCGGCAGAGACCGCCGCGCCGATCGTCGAAAAGCTGAAGGCGGGCCAGGCGATCGAGCGCGGCTACCTCGGCGTGCGCATCCAGCCGATCACCGAGGATCTCGCCGATTCGCTGGGCATCGCGCACAACAAGGGCGAGTTCATCCAGCTGGTCGAGCCCGACGGCCCTGCCGCCAAGGCCGGCCTGCAGGCGGGCGACGTGGTGCTCAAGGTCGACAACAAGGAAGTCACCAAGGACCAGACGCTCTCGTTCATCGTCGCCAACACCGCGCCGGGCAACCGCATCCCGGTCGAGGTCCTGCGCGGCGGCAAGCGCCAGACGCTGACCGCCACCGTCGCCAAGCGCCCGACCGACGAGGAACTGTCGGCGTTCGACCCGAACGGCGAGCAGGACGAGGACGCCTTCAACAACCCGCCCGAGAAGCAGGAAAAGGGCGTCGTCGAGAACTCGCTCGGCATGTCCGTCACGCCGCTGACCGCGCAGATCGCACGCCAGCTCGGCGCGGCGGAAGGCACCAAGGGCCTCGTCATCGTCGCGGTCGATCCGAACTCGGACGCGGGCCAGAAGGGCTTCCAGCGCGGCTTCATCATCCTGCAGGCGGGCGGTCGCCCGGTCGCCACGCAGGCCGACCTCAGCGCCGCGATCACCGCCGCCAAGGCGGAAGGCCGCAGCGCCCTGCTCCTGCGCATCCAGCCGCGCGGCCAGCAGGCGACGTTCGTGCCGGTGCGCCTGCGCTGA